A single region of the Thermococcus paralvinellae genome encodes:
- a CDS encoding Lrp/AsnC ligand binding domain-containing protein — MMEAFVLIIVKPGNEEKVYNKLKDKPMVKEIYRVYGEYDIIMRVEVSNIAELDKFNDEILRKIGDIEMTETLIASSYRV; from the coding sequence ATGATGGAGGCATTTGTTTTGATCATTGTAAAGCCTGGAAATGAGGAGAAGGTATACAATAAACTTAAAGACAAGCCAATGGTGAAAGAAATTTACCGGGTGTATGGAGAATATGATATCATTATGAGAGTGGAAGTTAGCAACATTGCAGAGCTTGATAAGTTTAATGATGAAATTCTCAGGAAAATAGGGGACATAGAAATGACGGAGACGTTGATAGCAAGTTCATATAGAGTTTAG
- a CDS encoding phosphoribosyltransferase family protein gives MSQIEAVKEKLRVVRILKLLKKRYTYEELSKITGLPITVLNRYVRGKVLPSTDRAKELLELLSPYINIEEEVRRRIQFDEHGLFDNMKILSDTNLMSLIAEEVASKYISKNISKVLTAATDGIPLAVHIANELNVDVVYAKKKKEVGVEKFYEVNYVPSASGSVMTLYLPQWALKKGERVLIVDDVIRSGETQRALLEMCKQAGAVPVGMFFLISVGNIIDVLKNDYNIPVDSLVRL, from the coding sequence TTGAGTCAAATAGAGGCAGTCAAGGAAAAGCTTAGGGTGGTAAGGATACTCAAATTGCTTAAAAAGAGATATACATATGAGGAACTCTCAAAGATAACAGGATTACCCATTACAGTGCTTAACAGATATGTGAGAGGAAAAGTTCTACCAAGTACCGATAGAGCTAAAGAGCTTTTAGAACTTCTATCTCCCTACATTAACATAGAGGAGGAGGTCAGAAGGAGAATACAGTTTGATGAACATGGTCTTTTTGATAACATGAAAATATTAAGCGATACAAACTTAATGAGTCTAATAGCTGAAGAAGTTGCATCAAAATACATCAGTAAGAATATTTCAAAGGTTCTCACAGCAGCGACAGACGGAATACCATTGGCAGTTCATATAGCGAATGAACTGAATGTTGACGTCGTCTATGCAAAAAAGAAAAAAGAAGTTGGAGTTGAGAAATTCTATGAAGTTAATTATGTTCCCAGTGCCTCAGGAAGCGTCATGACTTTATATCTACCACAATGGGCATTAAAAAAGGGGGAACGCGTTTTAATAGTTGATGATGTAATCAGAAGTGGGGAGACTCAGAGAGCTTTGTTAGAAATGTGTAAGCAGGCAGGTGCTGTACCTGTTGGAATGTTCTTCCTCATAAGTGTTGGCAATATTATTGATGTTCTTAAGAATGACTACAATATCCCAGTTGACAGCTTAGTGAGGCTATGA
- a CDS encoding signal recognition particle protein Srp54 — MALESLGKALNNALKKLARASSVDEALVKEVVRDIQRALIMSDVNVRLVLDLTKKIQKRALEEKPPAGVSKKEHIIKIVYEELTNFLGREAKPIEIKEKPTVLLMVGIQGSGKTTTVAKLARYFQKRGYKVGVVCSDTWRPGAYHQLKQLVEPYGIEVFGDPNEKDAVKLAKEGVEYFKHKGVDIIMIDSAGRHKEEKGLIEEMRQISEAIKPHEVILVIDGTIGQQAYNQALAFKEATPIGSIIVTKLDGSAKGGGALSAVVATGAPIKFIGVGERIDDLEPFDPKRFVSRLLGLGDIQGLLEKFEELSKAQEFKEEDLEKFMRGKFNLKDMYAQLEAMSKMGPLKQILQMIPGLGYSLPDDVVRVSEQRLKKFKVIMDSMTEEELEHPEIINYSRIKRIARGSGTTVKDVKELLEQYNQMKKFFKSMNKRSLNRMMKRFGMGGFGI; from the coding sequence ATGGCTCTAGAGAGTTTAGGCAAAGCGTTGAATAATGCATTAAAAAAGCTTGCACGTGCAAGTTCTGTTGATGAGGCATTGGTTAAAGAAGTTGTGAGAGACATTCAGAGAGCTTTAATCATGAGTGATGTTAATGTTAGACTTGTTCTTGACTTAACTAAAAAAATTCAAAAGAGAGCTTTAGAAGAAAAGCCTCCTGCAGGTGTTTCAAAGAAGGAGCATATAATAAAAATCGTTTATGAAGAACTCACAAATTTCCTTGGAAGAGAAGCAAAACCAATAGAAATCAAAGAGAAGCCAACTGTTTTGCTCATGGTGGGTATTCAAGGTTCTGGTAAAACAACAACTGTTGCTAAGCTTGCGAGGTATTTCCAAAAGAGGGGATATAAAGTCGGAGTGGTGTGTTCTGACACTTGGCGTCCTGGTGCTTATCACCAGCTTAAGCAGCTGGTTGAGCCCTATGGGATTGAAGTTTTTGGAGATCCCAATGAAAAAGATGCTGTTAAGCTTGCTAAAGAAGGGGTTGAATATTTCAAGCACAAGGGTGTTGACATAATCATGATCGATTCAGCTGGAAGACATAAAGAGGAAAAGGGCTTAATTGAAGAGATGAGGCAGATAAGTGAAGCAATAAAGCCTCATGAGGTTATTCTCGTTATAGATGGAACAATTGGACAGCAGGCTTATAATCAGGCTCTAGCATTTAAAGAGGCAACTCCGATAGGTTCAATCATAGTTACAAAGCTTGACGGTTCAGCTAAGGGTGGTGGTGCTCTTTCTGCTGTCGTTGCAACTGGTGCTCCCATAAAGTTTATCGGCGTTGGTGAGAGGATTGACGACTTAGAACCTTTTGACCCTAAGAGATTTGTCTCTCGTCTATTGGGATTAGGAGATATTCAAGGTCTCTTGGAGAAGTTTGAAGAGCTAAGTAAAGCTCAAGAGTTCAAAGAAGAGGATTTGGAGAAGTTCATGCGTGGAAAGTTCAATCTAAAGGATATGTATGCTCAACTCGAAGCTATGAGCAAGATGGGACCATTAAAGCAAATTCTCCAGATGATCCCAGGACTGGGATATTCTCTGCCAGATGATGTTGTTCGTGTAAGCGAACAAAGGCTTAAAAAGTTTAAAGTTATTATGGACTCAATGACTGAAGAGGAGCTTGAACATCCTGAGATTATCAACTATTCACGTATTAAGAGGATCGCCAGAGGTTCTGGAACCACAGTAAAAGATGTTAAGGAGTTGCTTGAGCAATATAATCAAATGAAGAAATTCTTTAAGAGCATGAACAAGAGAAGCCTTAATAGGATGATGAAAAGATTTGGTATGGGAGGGTTTGGCATATGA
- a CDS encoding Lrp/AsnC family transcriptional regulator produces the protein MIDELDRKILSLLQKDARLSYREIAKKLNVAVGTVYNRLKRLEEEGILKGFYPKLDYEKLGYELTAIIGVRAQGKRIIQIEREIAKDDHVLCVYDVTGEYDIIVIAKFKGREDMNRFVKKVLTIDGVEKTNTHVAMDIVKEDFVLKI, from the coding sequence ATGATAGATGAACTTGATAGGAAGATACTTTCATTACTGCAAAAAGACGCACGCTTATCTTACAGAGAGATTGCTAAGAAGCTTAACGTTGCTGTTGGCACGGTATATAATAGATTAAAGAGACTTGAGGAAGAAGGAATATTAAAAGGATTTTATCCAAAGTTGGATTACGAGAAACTTGGTTATGAGCTGACAGCCATCATAGGAGTTAGAGCCCAAGGAAAGAGAATTATCCAAATTGAGAGGGAAATTGCTAAAGATGATCATGTTCTATGTGTTTATGATGTTACTGGAGAGTATGATATTATAGTTATTGCAAAGTTTAAGGGAAGAGAAGATATGAACAGGTTTGTGAAGAAAGTCTTAACAATCGATGGAGTTGAAAAAACGAATACTCATGTTGCCATGGACATAGTAAAGGAAGATTTCGTCTTAAAAATTTAG
- a CDS encoding YkgJ family cysteine cluster protein, protein MEKKWVATIHLDTLEIEFDPFFKFKCLENCAECCFRLDIPLRDEDIEKIEELGYNTWEFVDYEKMFYRGDKFLGYALKKRPFDDGCVFLEEDGKCKIYPYRPLACKLYPFVLVRQGTVIEVYVKKDDFCKGINHPEGRKIDLEFVREYFWEVIEEYRKKLGFSDDS, encoded by the coding sequence GTGGAGAAAAAGTGGGTAGCAACAATTCATTTAGATACACTTGAAATTGAATTCGATCCTTTTTTTAAATTTAAATGTCTTGAAAACTGTGCTGAATGCTGTTTTAGGCTTGACATTCCTCTTAGGGATGAAGACATAGAAAAGATTGAAGAACTTGGATATAATACTTGGGAGTTCGTTGATTATGAAAAAATGTTTTACAGAGGGGACAAGTTTTTAGGTTATGCCCTGAAAAAAAGACCCTTCGATGATGGCTGTGTATTTCTCGAAGAGGATGGGAAATGCAAAATATATCCTTACAGGCCTCTTGCATGCAAACTTTATCCATTTGTGCTTGTGAGACAAGGGACTGTGATTGAAGTTTATGTGAAGAAGGATGACTTTTGTAAGGGAATAAATCATCCAGAAGGAAGAAAAATTGACTTAGAATTCGTTAGAGAGTATTTTTGGGAAGTTATCGAGGAATATAGAAAAAAACTTGGTTTTTCCGACGATTCTTAG
- a CDS encoding MFS transporter, which yields MEIIENAKFGRFHYKLLAILGTIWAFIAINTLSVAFIIPLLKKEPAFQGSLTKLGAMGSAALWGMLLGAWFFGILADYIGRKKSLSLAVLTFGLGSIVSAFVQSLDQLIILRFMVGLGLGGSLPVASSYFAEFMPKKIRGAMISILESFWAIGTIIIGIVALIVKADWRSILLFGGAIILALPLLATLPESPRFLLLKGRIKEAEEIIAKIFEVSVKLEMTKEEHRKITIAELWSKYAKITFMLTIAWFSIAFAYYGFFIWLPKFLASALNITVFKSFQYFIITAVAQLPGYWSAAYLIEKIGRKKTLSSYLFLSGLAGLLFYKFVSSGNASMILLSAVLFSFFNLGAWGAIYAYTPELYPTSVRGTGTGWAGAMARIGGGLAPIIAGRVMEISTVGVAVLIIAVISIVGALNIAILGKETKGKALE from the coding sequence ATGGAAATTATAGAGAACGCTAAATTTGGAAGGTTTCACTATAAACTCTTGGCAATTTTGGGCACAATATGGGCGTTCATAGCTATTAACACTCTCTCTGTAGCTTTCATCATCCCATTGTTGAAAAAAGAACCTGCTTTTCAAGGTAGCCTAACAAAGCTTGGGGCAATGGGTTCTGCTGCCCTTTGGGGCATGCTGCTTGGAGCATGGTTCTTTGGAATTCTAGCGGATTACATTGGAAGGAAGAAGAGCTTAAGCTTGGCAGTGCTGACATTTGGTCTAGGTTCAATAGTAAGTGCCTTTGTTCAAAGCTTAGATCAGCTTATCATTCTCAGATTCATGGTTGGCCTTGGTTTAGGCGGTTCTCTCCCAGTTGCGAGCTCATACTTTGCTGAGTTCATGCCAAAAAAGATCAGAGGGGCTATGATTTCAATCTTAGAGAGCTTTTGGGCGATTGGTACTATAATAATTGGAATTGTTGCTTTAATAGTGAAGGCAGACTGGAGAAGCATACTTTTATTTGGAGGTGCAATCATATTAGCATTGCCTCTCTTGGCTACACTACCAGAATCCCCACGCTTCTTGCTTCTTAAAGGAAGGATCAAGGAAGCTGAAGAAATAATAGCGAAAATCTTTGAGGTTTCTGTAAAACTGGAAATGACTAAAGAGGAACACAGAAAAATTACTATCGCAGAGCTCTGGAGCAAATATGCAAAGATAACGTTCATGTTAACGATCGCATGGTTCAGTATTGCATTCGCCTATTATGGCTTTTTCATATGGCTCCCAAAGTTTCTTGCATCAGCTCTTAATATTACAGTCTTTAAGAGCTTTCAGTATTTCATAATCACTGCAGTTGCTCAGTTGCCGGGTTATTGGAGTGCTGCGTATCTCATTGAGAAAATTGGAAGAAAGAAAACACTTTCAAGTTATCTCTTCCTATCAGGGCTAGCTGGACTCCTATTCTACAAGTTCGTAAGCTCTGGAAATGCCTCAATGATACTCTTAAGTGCTGTATTATTCAGCTTCTTCAACTTAGGTGCATGGGGAGCAATCTATGCCTATACTCCGGAGTTGTATCCAACAAGTGTTAGAGGTACTGGAACGGGATGGGCTGGAGCCATGGCAAGAATAGGCGGTGGATTAGCTCCAATAATTGCTGGAAGAGTGATGGAGATTTCAACAGTTGGGGTAGCAGTACTTATAATAGCAGTAATTTCAATAGTGGGGGCTTTGAATATAGCGATACTTGGAAAAGAAACGAAAGGAAAAGCCTTAGAGTAA
- a CDS encoding damage-control phosphatase yields the protein MKVHYECLACQINQCQKIAELSTEELEKRKKAMVFSAKLFAKHFNEDSIPAVVGSEVFLELYEYLGVDDPFREYKDKSNKLAQRVVENLKKKLEIDLRTALKLAIAGNVIDFAVGYEPEKIEEDILEMLKEELYIDESEKLFEKLRRAKILLYLTDNCGEIYFDKLLLEKIKKEFPELTIYIAGKEGAIINDATVNDLKEAKLDEVGKVISTGTRIVGIPIDRVSNELLEIFDKADVIIAKGQGNFETLSELRDKRVFFLLKAKCKPVARELNVPQGAMLCKTL from the coding sequence ATGAAAGTGCATTACGAGTGCCTGGCTTGTCAAATTAATCAATGCCAAAAGATAGCTGAACTCAGCACAGAGGAATTGGAGAAAAGAAAAAAAGCAATGGTATTTTCTGCAAAGCTTTTTGCAAAACACTTTAATGAAGATTCAATTCCCGCTGTTGTGGGAAGTGAGGTCTTTCTTGAGCTTTATGAGTATTTAGGAGTCGATGATCCATTTAGAGAGTACAAAGACAAATCAAACAAACTTGCGCAGAGAGTTGTAGAAAATCTAAAGAAAAAGCTCGAAATTGACCTGAGAACTGCACTTAAATTAGCAATAGCTGGCAATGTGATTGACTTTGCTGTTGGGTATGAACCCGAAAAAATTGAGGAAGATATTTTGGAAATGCTAAAAGAAGAACTGTACATTGACGAGAGTGAAAAGCTGTTTGAAAAGCTAAGAAGAGCAAAAATTTTGTTGTATTTAACTGATAATTGTGGGGAGATATATTTTGATAAACTGTTATTAGAGAAAATTAAAAAAGAGTTTCCAGAGCTAACAATTTATATTGCTGGAAAAGAAGGGGCTATAATCAACGACGCAACTGTCAACGATCTAAAAGAGGCCAAATTGGACGAAGTGGGGAAAGTTATATCAACTGGAACCAGAATAGTTGGAATCCCAATTGACAGAGTCAGCAACGAACTCCTTGAGATATTTGACAAGGCCGATGTTATAATTGCAAAAGGCCAAGGGAACTTTGAAACTTTAAGTGAGCTTAGAGACAAGAGAGTGTTCTTCCTGTTAAAGGCAAAGTGCAAACCCGTGGCAAGAGAATTAAACGTCCCACAAGGTGCAATGTTATGCAAAACACTTTAA
- a CDS encoding metallophosphoesterase family protein: MTYVAVLANINGNFPALVKALGKIEELKENGYDIEKYYILGNIVGLFPYPKEILDTLDDLIKNNKVKVIRGEFDQIIAMSDPHAEGPDYIDNISLPKHVKVALKYTWEKLGHEGREFIRDLPIYLVDKIGDNDIFGVYGSPLNPFGGVVLPEQPTSYYEAIMRPVKDYEILLVASPKMPVNAMTRYGRVVCPGSVGFPPGKEHKATFALIDVDTLHVKFIEVDYDKKIIEDKIKREGLPEELIRVLYHGKL; encoded by the coding sequence ATGACATACGTGGCTGTATTAGCCAACATAAACGGGAATTTTCCAGCTTTAGTTAAAGCACTGGGAAAAATTGAAGAGCTTAAAGAGAATGGTTATGATATTGAGAAATATTATATTCTCGGAAATATTGTAGGGTTGTTCCCGTATCCAAAGGAGATTCTGGACACTCTAGATGACTTGATCAAGAATAACAAAGTTAAGGTAATTCGCGGTGAATTTGACCAAATAATAGCTATGAGTGATCCTCACGCTGAAGGCCCGGATTACATTGATAATATCAGTCTTCCAAAGCATGTTAAAGTTGCTTTAAAATACACATGGGAAAAGCTTGGACATGAGGGCAGGGAATTTATAAGGGATTTACCGATTTATCTGGTTGACAAAATTGGAGACAATGACATATTTGGTGTCTATGGAAGTCCATTGAATCCATTTGGGGGTGTAGTTCTCCCAGAGCAGCCAACTTCGTATTACGAAGCAATAATGAGACCAGTAAAGGATTATGAGATTCTCTTAGTGGCTTCTCCAAAGATGCCCGTGAATGCTATGACAAGATACGGAAGGGTAGTCTGTCCAGGAAGCGTAGGATTCCCACCAGGAAAAGAACACAAAGCAACATTTGCTCTTATTGATGTTGATACACTCCATGTGAAGTTCATTGAAGTTGATTACGACAAGAAAATAATTGAGGATAAGATAAAGAGAGAAGGCCTCCCAGAGGAGCTGATTAGAGTACTTTATCATGGAAAGCTTTGA